ATGTATTCTTCCGGTACGCCCAGGCCCCTGGCAAGCCCCTGCACCAGACACGTTTTGCCGCTTCCCAGATCACCGGTCAAGGCCACAATCAGGCCATGGGGCGCCAGAGCGCCTATTTTTCGGCCCAGTGTCCGGGTTTCGCCATCGCCGCGGGAGATTATTTCAAGCCGGTAAGTTATCATCCGTTTAGCAGCTTTTTAATCTGGGCGGGGATGGCATTTATGACATCGCTTGCGAGAAAACCGATGGGGCCGATTTGTTCCGCCAGCCTGTCAGCAGCGGCGCCGTGGAGATATACACCCACATGGGCTGCCGCTTCGGGGGTGTAGCCCTGGGCCAGCAATCCCCCGATAACGCCGGTGAGCACATCTCCCATGCCGCCGGATGCCATCCCGGCATTGCCGGTGGGATTGATGTAAGCTTTGCCGTCCGGATGGGCAATGACGGTGCGTGCGCCTTTCAGAACCACATGTAACTTATATTTACGGGCAAGTTCGCGTGCGCAGGTCAGGCGTTCTGTCTGGACCTGCTGGACGGAAGCGCCCAACAACCGGGCCATTTCTCCCGGATGGGGCGTTAAAATTATCGGGGCGTTTGCGGTTTTGAGCATGTCCATATCCGCGGCCAGATTGTTTAATCCGTCGGCGTCGATCACCATGGGGATGTTCAGGATTGGCAGCATGCGGCGCAGGAGGGATTCGATTTCCGATGAAATTCCGACCCCCGGCCCAAAGACAAGACTCTGTTTTCCGGAAAGCAGACCCTGTATCCGGTCGAAGGCGGCTTCGGCGAACATGGCGTCGACGGTTTCCGGCAGGGCAACTGTCATGGCTTCCAGAACCTGGGTTTCCAGAACCGGATTCAGGCTTGCAGGCACGCCCAGGGTCACCAGGCCTGCGCCGGTCCGCATGGCTGCCGCGGCCGTCATGGCCGCAGCGCCGGTTTTGCCGGGGGAACCGGCCACAACCAGTAAATGACCGGTGGTGCCCTTATGAGCGTCCGAAGACCGCGGGGCAAGCCGGTCCTGTATCATCTCTGCCGTCAGTAAATACTGGGTCGGTCCCACTTCCGCGGCGATATGATCGGGAATTCCGATATCGACAATTTGGAGCCGGCCGGTATAGTCTGCGCCGGGCAGCAGCACGTGCCCGATTTTGGCAAAGCCGAAGGTCGCAGTGGTATGGGCGCGGATACAGGCGCCGCGGGGGTGTCCGCTATCGCTGTCCAGACCGGAGGGGATGTCCACGGAAAAAACCGGCCGGTTCCGGGCGTTGATAAAATCGATGATTTCCCTGAAGTACCCATCCACATCCGATTTCAAACCGGTCCCCAGAATGGCATCGACCCAGATATCCTGATGGCGCATGGCTGTTTTGTATTTTTTAAAAGCGTTTCGGTCCGGTATTTCATCCACCGGGATGCCCAGGGGCTTGAGCAGTTTGAGATTGGCCGCGGCATCGCCCTTGACCGTTTTGCCTTCGGCCAGAAGAAATACGCGTACAGGGACGCCTTTTTGAAACAAACAGCGCGCCATGACAAAACCG
This is a stretch of genomic DNA from Desulfobacterales bacterium. It encodes these proteins:
- a CDS encoding NAD(P)H-hydrate dehydratase, translated to MYLVTAGEMQEMDRRTIETFGLPGRLLMENAGRGATRVLLQTFSGLTDKKVAVIAGRGNNGGDGFVMARCLFQKGVPVRVFLLAEGKTVKGDAAANLKLLKPLGIPVDEIPDRNAFKKYKTAMRHQDIWVDAILGTGLKSDVDGYFREIIDFINARNRPVFSVDIPSGLDSDSGHPRGACIRAHTTATFGFAKIGHVLLPGADYTGRLQIVDIGIPDHIAAEVGPTQYLLTAEMIQDRLAPRSSDAHKGTTGHLLVVAGSPGKTGAAAMTAAAAMRTGAGLVTLGVPASLNPVLETQVLEAMTVALPETVDAMFAEAAFDRIQGLLSGKQSLVFGPGVGISSEIESLLRRMLPILNIPMVIDADGLNNLAADMDMLKTANAPIILTPHPGEMARLLGASVQQVQTERLTCARELARKYKLHVVLKGARTVIAHPDGKAYINPTGNAGMASGGMGDVLTGVIGGLLAQGYTPEAAAHVGVYLHGAAADRLAEQIGPIGFLASDVINAIPAQIKKLLNG